In Anguilla rostrata isolate EN2019 chromosome 1, ASM1855537v3, whole genome shotgun sequence, a genomic segment contains:
- the sh3bp5la gene encoding SH3-binding domain protein 5-like, a — MSGMEPESLRESPAGSGDPEPSDWRGETPGGEAEGKDGGPKDRDGDGGTTDTGDGGGEGQDGDGDRERKEEEGKYEEELDPRIQEELEHLNEASEEINRLELQLDDARSGYRKILTESARKLNAQGSQLGTCIEKARPYYEARRLAKEAQQETQKAALSYERAVSMHTAAREMVYVAEQGLLADRNTLDPTWQEMLNHATAKVNEAEEERLRSEREHQRVTQLCQDAEARVQTLQKALKRVIIKSKPYFELKAQFNYILEEHKSKVVQLEERVSKVKTRYSVALRNLEQISEQIHAQRGRRRFATGQTNACRGRSSPVGAESDCETGGEGGACGGGTTAKDWVDGTRGGDKTREWVERHRASGWGEKERAEAEKAGSDTLSVLSLQTIASDLEKCDSVEHLGDFLSDVVSLSGEEGEKERRLREVREVREVERAAGRAAARPSGQDGTSGEVQAAGRESFVKQHHRSVSL, encoded by the exons ATGTCCGGAATGGAGCCGGAGAGCTTACGTGAGAGTCCCGCGGGCTCCGGAGATCCAGAGCCGAGCGATTGGAGGGGGGAGACGCCCGGTGGAGAGGCGGAGGGGAAGGATGGGGGACCAAAAGACAGAGACGGTGATGGAGGGACGACAGATACTGGGGACGGCGGAGGAGAGGGCCAAGATGGAGATGGAGACCgcgagaggaaggaagaggagggcaaATACGAAGAAGAATTAGACCCAAGAATTCAG gaggagctggagcaccTGAATGAGGCCAGTGAGGAGATTAATAGACTAGAGCTTCAGTTGGAT GATGCAAGATCAGGTTACAGGAAGATCCTTACAGAATCAGCCAGGAAGCTGAATGCACAGGGCTCCCAGCTTGGCACTTGCATTGAGAAAGCCAGGCCATACTACGAGGCCCGTAGACTGGCCAAAGAG GCCCAACAGGAAACCCAGAAGGCCGCGCTGAGCTATGAGAGAGCCGTTTCCATGCACACCGCCGCTAGGGAGATGGTGTACGTGGCCGAGCAGGGGCTCCTGGCGGACAGGAACACGCTGGATCCGACGTGGCAGGAGATGCTCAATCACGCCACCGCTAAG GTGAacgaggcggaggaggagcgTCTGCGCAGCGAGCGAGAGCACCAGCGCGTCACGCAGCTGTGCCAGGACGCCGAGGCCCGCGTGCAGACCCTGCAGAAAGCGCTCAAGAGGGTCATCATCAAGTCCAAGCCCTACTTCGAACTCAAGGCTCAGTTCAACTACATACTGGAG GAGCACAAGTCTAAAGtggtgcagctggaggagcGTGTGTCAAAGGTGAAGACCCGCTATTCGGTGGCGCTGCGTAACCTGGAGCAAATCAGCGAGCAGATCCACGCCCAGAGGGGGCGACGGCGGTTCGCGACCGGGCAGACCAATGCCTGCAGAGGGCGGAGCTCGCCAGTGGGGGCGGAGTCTGACTGTGAGACTgggggtgagggcggggcctgtgggggAGGGACAACGGCGAAAGACTGGGTGGACGGAACGAGGGGCGGAGACAAAACCAGGGAGTGggtggagagacacagagcctCGGGctggggggagaaagagagggcggAGGCGGAGAAGGCCGGCTCAGACACCCTCTCAGTTCTCAGCCTGCAAACCATCGCCTCCGATCTGGAAAAATGTGACTCCGTCGAACACTTGGGAGACTTTTTGAGCGATGTGGTCAGCTTgtcaggggaggagggagagaaggagaggcgGTTGAGGGAAGTGAGGGAAGTGAGGGAAGTGgagagagcagcagggaggGCGGCCGCTCGCCCATCGGGGCAAGATGGAACGAGTGGAGAGGTGCAGGCAGCGGGCAGAGAGAGCTTTGTCAAGCAGCACCACAGGAGCGTCAGTTTGTGA